A part of Oncorhynchus gorbuscha isolate QuinsamMale2020 ecotype Even-year linkage group LG09, OgorEven_v1.0, whole genome shotgun sequence genomic DNA contains:
- the fam210aa gene encoding uncharacterized protein C18orf19 homolog A: MQHLFNQRALWQSAALRSILLGPVTLQPSTILGPRMASYFLRNSCLIPSPRWVSTSGAVWTTAPRKSTTEEGHSQADPGQEDILGDRSIGLVQRFRRTLKQYGKVMIPLHLITSSMWFGTFYYAAMQGINVVPFLEYVGFPEKLVKLLEHSQSGYALTAYAMFKIATPARYTVTLGGTSLSIRYLRKHGHMTTPPPVKEYLQDKMEETRGRLSEKMEETKDRFSEKMEETRDRLSGRIGDNKDKLAEKLQETKDKVSFRKKPE, encoded by the exons ATGCAGCATCTCTTTAACCAGAGAGCGTTGTGGCAATCAGCTGCCCTGCGCTCCATACTTCTGGGCCCAGTTACCTTGCAGCCGTCCACTATCTTGGGTCCACGGATGGCCTCCTACTTCCTCAGGAACTCTTGTCTCATCCCCAGCCCACGCTGGGTGAGCACATCAGGAGCAGTGTGGACCACAGCACCCCGTAAGTCCACCACGGAAGAAGGCCATAGCCAGGCTGACCCAGGCCAGGAGGATATCCTGGGGGACCGGTCCATTGGGCTGGTCCAGAGGTTTAGGAGGACTCTAAAGCAGTATGGGAAGGTCATGATTCCCCTTCACCTCATCACCTCCTCCATGTGGTTCGGGACGTTTTACTATGCTGCCATGCA GGGTATAAATGTGGTTCCGTTTCTGGAGTATGTTGGATTCCCAGAGAAGCTTGTTAAGCTGTTGGAGCATTCCCAGAGTGGCTATGCACTGACTGCGTATGCCATGTTCAAG ATTGCCACCCCAGCCAGGTACACCGTGACATTAGGGGGGACATCCCTCTCGATCAGGTACCTCCGTAAACATGGCCACATGACCACCCCACCGCCTGTTAAGGAGTATCTGCAGGACAAGATGGAGGAGACCAGGGGACGCCTCTCTGAGAAGATGGAGGAGACCAAGGACAGGTTCTCTGAGAAGATGGAAGAGACCAGAGATCGTCTGTCGGGGAGGATTGGGGATAACAAGGACAAGTTGGCAGAGAAACTCCAAGAGACCAAAGACAAAGTGTCTTTCAGAAAGAAGCCGGAGTAG